The Oligoflexus sp. genome has a segment encoding these proteins:
- a CDS encoding 7TM diverse intracellular signaling domain-containing protein codes for MRQLFRWIIIWAAWMGLTPTLQAAFPVQWSDAGVSYWVEDQPATIHDVMQRQATDFKQTTSLQPNVGFSAHYLWFSIALKNTDTRALDFIFEVAYPRLEDLDLYAVNGQGQIRYHFVSGSETPAAERPIHHVNYAFPIRAEAGEDLRFYIRTRTDNPLRFPVKVWPLEQFRAYQQQHQLTQGLYYGGIVIMVIYNLFVFFGTRNRSYLFYCLFVFSTAAYLASDSGLLTHYVFTDSSFWNNKITLVAILGANVFGLYFAAYFMNLREHDPLVNRQISRLIPVLSSMLLAVPFFHYHVIGIILTIVSTLNSLVLMLLTVRGLMRKQREAYFYAAAWSSLLLGTFTYGLLSLGFIQPNFFTEKGLQLGSFFEVTILSFALADRLNQLQLGLKEANSRLAHYLQHVEEQVLIKTRDIRSIMEHIPMGVFSIIPGLKVHKDHSLFMEKLFYRKEIEGMDAIQLLFEYALIDADQKAQMASALQLSIGEDQLAFELNRPGLLEQVETQFKGERRILHLLWNPVCNDAGVLEKVLVTAHDITRLLMLEDESRSQRQELGMIRRILEVPVASFHSFVRKAEQLLQECEAMAEDGRETYKKVLLFHIHTLKGTARSLYFNEIAELCHHIEEKCAAATAAELKVMLGEVKGMVHRYRDTAVNKLGRRLDTHEDLRLPTGFLRDILQDLAAAGASGRGAQTRMQTLEAALFRPLNEVLKESLKATVPLALELGKAEPRIEIAAEGWGVTQAGADMLMGVLTHLVRNSMDHGLEPAGERQKAGKNPQGLITVTADVDAGQLKLAFADDGRGLNLKELRKIGMQKGLIQGNASLSDVVELVFQPELSTQNHVSLVSGRGIGMAAVRDYLRREGGDAVISLGAVDEGLGFVEFSVNILLPPAVWSRLQPVGLSKSA; via the coding sequence CCGACCCTTCAGGCTGCGTTTCCCGTGCAATGGTCGGATGCCGGTGTTTCCTACTGGGTTGAGGACCAGCCCGCGACGATCCATGACGTGATGCAAAGGCAGGCGACGGATTTCAAGCAGACCACCAGCTTGCAGCCCAATGTTGGCTTTTCCGCGCATTATCTCTGGTTTTCCATCGCGCTGAAAAACACGGATACCAGGGCGCTGGACTTTATCTTTGAAGTCGCCTATCCACGTCTTGAGGACCTTGACCTTTATGCGGTCAACGGTCAGGGGCAGATCCGCTATCATTTTGTCTCCGGTTCGGAGACCCCGGCTGCGGAAAGGCCGATCCACCATGTGAACTATGCCTTTCCCATCCGCGCCGAAGCAGGCGAGGACCTGCGCTTTTACATCCGAACGCGAACGGACAATCCTCTCCGCTTTCCGGTGAAAGTCTGGCCGCTGGAGCAGTTCCGAGCCTATCAGCAGCAGCACCAGCTGACCCAGGGACTTTACTATGGTGGCATTGTCATCATGGTGATCTATAACCTTTTCGTTTTCTTTGGGACGCGCAATCGTTCGTACCTCTTTTACTGTCTCTTCGTTTTTTCCACAGCAGCTTACCTGGCGAGCGATAGCGGGCTTCTGACTCACTATGTTTTTACGGATTCGAGTTTTTGGAACAATAAGATTACGCTGGTCGCGATCTTAGGCGCGAACGTCTTCGGCCTTTATTTCGCGGCCTATTTTATGAACCTGCGCGAGCATGATCCGTTGGTCAACCGCCAGATATCGCGGTTGATTCCGGTGCTGTCGTCGATGCTGCTTGCTGTGCCCTTCTTTCATTATCATGTGATCGGTATCATTCTGACGATCGTGAGTACGCTGAATTCCCTGGTGCTGATGCTTTTGACCGTTCGTGGACTGATGCGGAAGCAGCGTGAGGCCTATTTCTATGCGGCGGCGTGGTCGAGCCTTCTGCTTGGAACGTTCACCTATGGGCTTTTGTCTTTGGGATTCATCCAGCCGAATTTTTTTACGGAAAAGGGGCTGCAGCTGGGATCCTTCTTTGAAGTGACGATCCTGTCCTTTGCTCTGGCCGATCGACTGAATCAGTTGCAACTGGGATTGAAAGAGGCCAACAGTCGCCTGGCTCATTACCTGCAGCATGTGGAAGAACAGGTGCTGATCAAAACGCGGGATATCCGTTCCATCATGGAGCATATTCCGATGGGGGTGTTTTCGATTATTCCCGGGCTCAAGGTGCATAAGGATCACTCGCTCTTCATGGAAAAACTCTTCTACAGAAAAGAGATTGAAGGGATGGATGCGATCCAGCTGCTGTTTGAATATGCTCTGATCGATGCCGATCAGAAGGCCCAGATGGCATCGGCGCTGCAGCTTTCGATCGGTGAGGATCAGTTGGCGTTTGAATTGAACAGGCCTGGCCTATTGGAGCAGGTGGAAACTCAATTCAAAGGCGAGCGGCGGATTCTGCATCTTCTTTGGAATCCGGTTTGCAATGATGCGGGCGTGCTCGAAAAGGTCCTGGTAACGGCGCATGATATCACGCGGCTTTTGATGCTGGAGGATGAATCGCGCAGCCAACGGCAGGAGCTTGGCATGATTCGAAGGATTCTGGAAGTCCCGGTTGCCTCGTTCCATTCCTTTGTTCGAAAGGCGGAGCAGCTGCTGCAGGAGTGTGAAGCCATGGCGGAGGACGGTCGCGAGACCTATAAGAAGGTTCTGCTGTTTCACATTCACACGCTGAAGGGCACGGCGCGCTCGCTTTATTTCAATGAGATCGCAGAGCTTTGCCATCATATTGAAGAAAAGTGCGCCGCGGCCACGGCTGCAGAGCTGAAGGTGATGCTGGGTGAAGTGAAGGGGATGGTGCATAGGTATCGGGATACGGCTGTGAATAAGCTGGGACGGCGTCTGGACACCCATGAGGATCTGCGCCTGCCGACCGGATTTTTACGGGATATTCTGCAGGATTTGGCCGCTGCCGGTGCGAGCGGACGAGGGGCTCAGACGAGAATGCAAACGCTGGAAGCTGCGCTTTTCCGGCCTTTGAACGAAGTCTTGAAGGAATCGCTCAAGGCCACGGTGCCCTTGGCTTTGGAGCTGGGCAAAGCGGAGCCGCGGATCGAGATCGCTGCTGAGGGTTGGGGCGTGACGCAGGCCGGGGCGGATATGCTGATGGGCGTGCTCACGCATCTAGTGCGGAACAGCATGGATCATGGTTTGGAGCCTGCTGGGGAACGGCAGAAGGCTGGGAAGAATCCTCAAGGCTTGATTACGGTGACCGCGGATGTGGATGCGGGGCAGCTCAAGCTTGCATTTGCGGATGATGGTCGTGGTTTGAATCTGAAGGAGCTTAGGAAGATCGGGATGCAGAAAGGGTTGATTCAAGGGAATGCTTCGCTTTCTGATGTCGTGGAGCTGGTGTTTCAGCCCGAGCTTTCCACCCAGAATCATGTGTCGCTGGTATCTGGACGCGGGATAGGGATGGCGGCTGTTCGGGATTATCTGCGGCGCGAGGGTGGGGATGCTGTGATCAGCCTGGGGGCTGTGGATGAAGGGCTGGGGTTTGTGGAGTTTAGTGTGAATATTTTGCTGCCGCCTGCCGTGTGGAGCAGGCTGCAGCCGGTGGGGTTGTCGAAGTCGGCTTAA
- a CDS encoding ELWxxDGT repeat protein yields MKALIAMSLFITFTACTKPGGKGSAQGDEAPATGEETGGTDKSSGPLPGSPAGKNDKDVASETSPSPSTDSTTNDSSGNTNTGGSGSTGSGSGNTSATADTDMDGVTDDQDLCPGENDALRVTRYKLTDADGDGYADGSQSSQVCPSNTAYTLTLAQVVYSDCDSTDATKWQTLAYSHRDADNDGHSIASSGSLCTGASLPAGYLAASLGTTDCDDSNASYHTVATYYSYASDATTSDRYSRLSESACVPSSGYGNVNAYKEYRLVPNVISSAGLNIQSGFAEFAGKVYFQGNSSTHGAELWATDGTLAGTTLVKDIYTGASNSSPSNFESVGGVLYFTADDGSGVRLWKTDGTTAGTVKVKPSASVVPSLLINVNGTLYFTGIESTTGAELWKSDGTEIGTTLVKDINSGSSSSSPASLTNVNGILYFAADDGNGDFDLWKSDGTESGTVKVKDLDNMTDTVPSDFMAMGSTLFFSAELSDYGRELWKSDGTDAGTVMVKDIRVGNSDGLSAAGAAPFAILGGYLYFRADNGTSGRELWKTDGTEAGTMMVKDVRTGLNGSTPGNLTTVNGTLFFTADNGTSGTELWKSDGTESGTVLVKDIRTGTIGSSMTSLTAVGNLLYFRAHDGIHNLEPWKSDGTESGTIIVKDINVNGSSDAFSLAAFGQQLVFVATTPDGPRIHLTPAPL; encoded by the coding sequence ATGAAAGCGCTCATAGCCATGTCTCTATTCATCACCTTCACCGCCTGCACCAAACCAGGCGGAAAGGGCAGCGCTCAAGGCGACGAGGCCCCGGCCACGGGTGAGGAAACAGGAGGCACGGACAAGTCTTCGGGTCCCCTTCCCGGCAGCCCTGCGGGCAAGAATGATAAGGATGTCGCCAGCGAAACCAGCCCTTCGCCATCAACTGATTCGACCACAAACGATAGCTCAGGCAATACGAATACGGGAGGCAGTGGGAGCACAGGATCAGGTTCGGGAAACACCAGTGCTACTGCTGATACAGATATGGACGGCGTCACCGATGATCAGGATCTTTGTCCTGGTGAAAACGATGCGCTTCGGGTGACTCGCTATAAACTCACGGATGCGGATGGAGATGGCTATGCGGATGGTTCGCAGTCCTCTCAGGTTTGTCCTTCCAATACTGCTTATACTTTAACGTTGGCTCAGGTTGTCTATAGCGATTGTGATAGCACCGACGCCACGAAATGGCAGACGCTCGCCTACTCGCATCGGGATGCGGACAATGATGGGCATTCGATTGCCAGTTCCGGGTCGCTCTGCACCGGAGCTTCGCTGCCGGCTGGGTATCTAGCCGCGAGTCTCGGGACTACGGATTGTGATGATAGCAATGCTTCTTATCATACGGTTGCGACTTATTATTCCTATGCCTCCGATGCCACCACATCGGATCGCTACAGTCGTTTGAGTGAATCGGCCTGTGTTCCTTCGAGTGGTTATGGCAATGTGAATGCTTATAAGGAATATCGGCTGGTGCCGAATGTCATCTCGTCAGCAGGACTCAACATCCAAAGTGGTTTTGCCGAGTTTGCTGGCAAGGTTTACTTCCAAGGAAATTCAAGCACCCATGGAGCCGAACTTTGGGCAACGGATGGAACGCTCGCGGGTACGACGCTAGTCAAAGACATTTACACAGGGGCGTCGAATAGCTCTCCCTCGAATTTTGAGAGCGTGGGAGGGGTCCTCTATTTTACTGCAGATGATGGATCGGGAGTTCGCCTTTGGAAAACGGATGGTACGACAGCAGGCACTGTCAAAGTTAAACCGAGCGCATCGGTTGTCCCCAGCCTTTTGATCAACGTCAATGGAACTCTCTACTTTACAGGAATTGAAAGCACGACCGGGGCTGAATTGTGGAAATCGGATGGGACAGAAATTGGAACGACTTTGGTCAAGGATATAAATTCAGGTTCATCATCCAGTTCGCCAGCATCGCTAACAAACGTCAACGGAATCCTTTACTTTGCAGCTGACGATGGCAACGGTGATTTCGATCTTTGGAAATCAGACGGCACAGAAAGCGGAACAGTCAAGGTCAAAGACTTGGATAACATGACCGACACTGTACCCTCAGATTTCATGGCCATGGGAAGCACACTGTTCTTCAGCGCAGAACTGAGCGATTACGGACGGGAGCTCTGGAAGTCTGATGGTACAGACGCAGGCACCGTCATGGTTAAAGACATACGCGTTGGAAACTCGGATGGTCTTTCAGCAGCTGGCGCGGCGCCCTTTGCAATTCTCGGAGGATACCTGTATTTCCGGGCAGACAACGGGACTTCAGGCCGTGAACTCTGGAAAACGGACGGTACGGAAGCAGGAACAATGATGGTAAAAGATGTCCGCACCGGCCTAAACGGAAGTACTCCGGGAAACCTCACGACTGTCAATGGAACATTATTCTTTACAGCTGATAATGGCACGAGCGGCACCGAACTCTGGAAATCTGATGGCACTGAGTCCGGGACTGTCCTTGTGAAAGACATTCGAACAGGAACAATCGGCAGCTCGATGACCTCGCTCACAGCTGTGGGCAACTTATTGTACTTCAGAGCTCACGATGGAATTCACAATCTCGAACCTTGGAAGTCAGATGGTACAGAGTCAGGAACAATTATAGTCAAAGACATTAACGTCAATGGCTCCAGCGATGCATTCAGTCTCGCTGCCTTCGGTCAACAGTTGGTCTTCGTAGCAACAACTCCGGACGGTCCTCGGATCCACCTGACCCCAGCACCGCTCTAA
- a CDS encoding 7TM diverse intracellular signaling domain-containing protein, with protein MGKLLRLLWTLLLAGIFTASASEAAIPTQPGYLDLRKWNFARGDATFLQGHWEFFWMELLSPDEVKKRIPIQYFPMPATWHKQLKVCCGYATYHLRVDVGDAKDMALEIPHMSTAVKIFVNGVEFFKAGNVGTTEETSIPSRNSGILRLPDAGSYDIVVQISNFHHARGGTWRAMRIGSFESLTHTARMNQLIEIAFIGGIWAIGIYHLALFFLRREIVTIAFSFCCLAVGTRLSTVGTRIFEFFIDDLSWVTMFRMEYLSLYLCPPLIWFYVQRLFPDELKMRWVLVAIGSFVVLSCTLLLPSLTFTHLINWFFILGSGFSIWFILVIFRAVYLKRTAALTIAIGALAILLASVIDLINIFVFNELQAFFFHIGFLIFTICQSFAIAQIYDRFFQNLRVEEKMRRHSYNQLAKVFYPHQLHMMQQGKPLEETMPTGKSTACVLAFDIIGSSRIEHIHVKSFLENSIKRCLSIIDEGYDPEQLTATGYRIKEMGDGFLCSVGFPFRTPGMGNLANSSVQLALRFVQIFHEEARLFAYAEPIHCSIGIAYDTIEGYFPSTGTREYDVYGRSVILATRYEGMRRTIFPDGAPSSVIIIQRKVWMSLDAEMRERFKSFDLEGAGIQVRDDRDAKALYYVEIPSTPA; from the coding sequence ATGGGAAAACTGCTTCGATTGTTATGGACCCTGCTTCTTGCCGGCATCTTCACTGCATCGGCGAGTGAGGCGGCTATTCCCACGCAGCCTGGTTACCTTGATCTGCGCAAATGGAATTTCGCGCGTGGGGATGCCACCTTTCTTCAGGGTCATTGGGAATTTTTCTGGATGGAGCTTTTATCTCCGGACGAGGTGAAAAAACGGATACCTATCCAATATTTCCCCATGCCCGCGACCTGGCATAAGCAGCTGAAAGTCTGCTGTGGATATGCGACCTATCATCTGCGGGTCGATGTCGGTGATGCCAAGGACATGGCACTTGAGATTCCGCACATGTCGACAGCCGTGAAGATTTTTGTGAATGGCGTTGAGTTCTTCAAGGCCGGAAACGTCGGCACGACCGAGGAAACATCCATTCCCTCCAGGAATTCAGGCATTCTTCGCCTGCCGGATGCGGGAAGCTATGACATCGTCGTGCAGATCTCCAATTTCCATCATGCGCGCGGCGGCACCTGGCGAGCGATGCGCATAGGAAGTTTCGAAAGTCTGACGCATACGGCGCGGATGAATCAACTCATCGAAATCGCCTTCATCGGTGGCATCTGGGCCATTGGCATCTATCATCTGGCTCTCTTCTTTTTGCGCCGTGAAATCGTGACGATTGCCTTTTCCTTCTGCTGCCTCGCGGTGGGCACGCGCCTTTCGACGGTCGGCACGCGCATCTTTGAGTTTTTCATCGATGACCTTAGCTGGGTGACGATGTTCCGCATGGAATACCTGAGCCTTTATCTCTGCCCGCCGCTGATCTGGTTTTATGTCCAGCGTCTTTTCCCTGATGAATTAAAGATGCGCTGGGTGCTGGTGGCCATTGGCAGTTTCGTGGTTCTGAGTTGCACGCTCCTCCTGCCCTCTTTGACCTTCACGCATTTGATCAACTGGTTCTTCATTCTGGGGTCGGGTTTTTCCATCTGGTTCATCCTCGTCATCTTCCGGGCTGTTTACCTGAAAAGAACGGCGGCCCTGACCATTGCCATCGGGGCCCTGGCCATTCTTCTGGCTTCGGTGATCGACCTCATCAATATCTTTGTGTTCAATGAACTGCAGGCCTTTTTCTTCCATATCGGCTTTCTGATCTTCACCATCTGCCAGTCCTTTGCCATCGCGCAGATCTATGACCGCTTCTTTCAAAACCTCAGGGTCGAGGAAAAAATGCGGCGCCACAGCTATAATCAGCTCGCCAAGGTGTTCTATCCGCATCAGCTGCATATGATGCAGCAGGGCAAACCCCTGGAAGAAACGATGCCGACCGGCAAGAGCACGGCCTGCGTTCTGGCCTTTGATATCATCGGTTCCTCGCGGATCGAGCATATTCATGTGAAGTCGTTTTTGGAAAACTCCATCAAACGCTGTCTTTCCATTATTGACGAAGGCTACGATCCCGAGCAGCTGACGGCCACAGGCTACCGCATCAAAGAGATGGGTGATGGCTTTCTATGCTCGGTGGGTTTTCCCTTCCGAACGCCGGGCATGGGAAACCTTGCCAATTCCTCGGTGCAGCTGGCTCTGCGTTTTGTGCAGATTTTTCATGAAGAGGCTCGTCTCTTCGCCTATGCCGAACCTATTCACTGCAGCATCGGGATCGCCTACGATACGATCGAAGGCTATTTCCCTTCGACAGGTACCCGTGAATACGACGTCTATGGCCGCTCCGTGATTCTGGCAACGCGATATGAAGGCATGCGCCGCACCATCTTCCCCGATGGCGCCCCCAGCAGCGTCATCATCATTCAAAGGAAGGTCTGGATGAGCCTGGACGCGGAAATGCGCGAGCGCTTCAAGAGCTTCGATCTGGAGGGAGCCGGCATACAGGTCCGTGATGACCGGGATGCCAAGGCCCTCTACTATGTGGAAATTCCCTCAACGCCTGCCTGA
- a CDS encoding SDR family oxidoreductase: MKRVFITGGNRGIGAALVRHFASLPHHSVAFTYCKGADTASALIKDLNGEDHIRAFSMDLNDPGSIETCVKTALDWQPGFDIVIHNAASKADGLFYFLEEKAFFEPIQLALNSFYHLNKAFLPHMIQQRWGRIILLASLAGETGQAGQTNYAAAKGALVAASKSLAREVARKGILVNCVSPGWIATDMTDAVVGPEQIKAIPIGRMGEPDEVAQVVGFLASNASSYINGTTIQVNGGLYC; the protein is encoded by the coding sequence ATGAAGCGCGTTTTCATCACCGGCGGCAATCGCGGCATTGGCGCCGCCCTCGTTCGGCATTTTGCTTCGCTCCCGCATCATTCGGTAGCCTTCACATACTGCAAGGGTGCGGACACGGCCAGCGCCTTGATCAAGGATCTGAACGGCGAGGATCATATCCGCGCATTTTCGATGGATTTGAATGATCCCGGATCCATTGAAACCTGTGTGAAAACGGCCCTGGATTGGCAGCCGGGTTTTGATATCGTGATTCACAATGCCGCGAGCAAGGCGGATGGTCTTTTTTATTTCCTTGAGGAAAAGGCTTTTTTTGAGCCGATTCAGCTGGCTTTGAATTCCTTCTATCACCTGAACAAGGCCTTTCTTCCCCATATGATTCAACAGCGTTGGGGTCGCATCATTCTTTTGGCCAGTCTCGCCGGTGAAACGGGACAGGCTGGACAGACCAATTATGCGGCGGCCAAAGGCGCTTTGGTCGCGGCCAGCAAATCACTCGCGCGGGAAGTGGCTCGCAAAGGGATCCTCGTCAATTGCGTGAGTCCCGGCTGGATCGCGACCGACATGACCGACGCTGTCGTGGGTCCTGAGCAGATCAAAGCCATTCCCATAGGACGCATGGGTGAACCGGATGAAGTCGCGCAGGTGGTTGGTTTTCTCGCCTCCAACGCAAGCTCCTATATCAATGGCACAACGATTCAGGTGAACGGTGGACTTTACTGTTGA
- a CDS encoding beta-ketoacyl synthase chain length factor: MNKVYLHAAVSEEWTAESQLRLASPFFRRMTALQKSVVQAFAALDALAPDAMRKAREQEAPIFYSSGFGELSAMLQVTRAIADHDLPVSPKEFQHSVQNAALAYLSMTHGIRHACYALSGGFLSADNCLQLAQLRMVHGLDSMSFVIHAHEYLGSNGADRAQAEILLLGNQADNALQVLDFCREGTLDDFNSSSPEIFTEHDSRIPPWLLNQGRPLAARLVRSLSGESLVTRWLPIP, translated from the coding sequence ATGAACAAGGTTTATCTTCACGCAGCAGTGTCGGAAGAGTGGACAGCGGAAAGTCAGCTGCGCCTGGCTTCACCTTTTTTCCGGCGCATGACCGCTCTTCAAAAATCGGTCGTGCAAGCCTTTGCCGCTTTGGATGCTCTCGCTCCCGATGCCATGCGGAAAGCCCGTGAGCAGGAAGCGCCAATCTTTTATTCCAGTGGCTTTGGCGAGCTGAGTGCCATGCTTCAGGTCACGCGGGCCATCGCCGATCATGATCTGCCTGTTTCACCCAAGGAATTTCAGCATTCCGTGCAGAATGCGGCGCTCGCCTATTTATCCATGACTCACGGCATTCGGCATGCCTGCTATGCTCTCTCGGGTGGTTTTCTGTCTGCGGATAACTGCCTGCAGCTTGCGCAATTGCGCATGGTGCATGGCCTCGATTCCATGAGCTTTGTCATTCATGCTCATGAGTATCTGGGATCGAATGGAGCCGATCGGGCCCAGGCGGAAATCCTTTTGCTCGGCAATCAGGCTGACAATGCACTGCAGGTCCTCGATTTCTGCCGCGAGGGAACGCTCGACGATTTTAACAGCAGCAGTCCTGAAATTTTTACGGAACACGATTCAAGGATTCCACCCTGGCTCCTGAACCAGGGACGTCCTCTTGCGGCCCGCTTGGTCCGCTCCCTTTCAGGAGAAAGTCTGGTCACCCGATGGCTCCCGATACCTTGA
- a CDS encoding beta-ketoacyl synthase N-terminal-like domain-containing protein translates to MQSAPISITGISVASALGSCWQDLGAAVIDKKAGIRRDHRFAEWIPAPLGELPLEAYGVPPEDRMKSDQVMRRVMQGMIERLHSETGVFDRFAPQDIGFFVGTTTCGIDGFFSALSQHRASGLPLMNFLSPDMQQVWITQEMRKIFPLRGPHFTFSSSCAAAAQAIGQAFDAVRSGMCKVAIAGGIDILNRVTLHGFDSLQILDHDVCQPFSPNRKGINLGEGGALLLLEKEPKSPGLATIRAYAALSEAHHMVQPAPQGVWMKKTMELALANAGWTPDAVDYINAHGTGTEGNDAAEADAVTAVFGQLDRLHATKGLSGHYLGAAGALEAAITVAMLRLRGHKKALSNSFGFGGSNISLLFAAEQP, encoded by the coding sequence ATGCAAAGCGCCCCCATCAGCATCACAGGCATCAGCGTCGCGTCGGCTCTTGGCTCGTGCTGGCAGGACCTGGGTGCGGCCGTTATCGACAAAAAAGCGGGTATAAGACGCGATCACCGTTTTGCGGAATGGATCCCGGCTCCGCTCGGCGAATTGCCTTTGGAGGCTTACGGCGTTCCACCCGAGGACCGCATGAAATCCGATCAGGTCATGCGCCGCGTGATGCAGGGCATGATCGAGCGGCTGCACAGCGAGACCGGGGTCTTTGATCGTTTCGCGCCGCAGGATATCGGTTTTTTCGTGGGCACGACGACCTGTGGCATTGATGGATTTTTTTCTGCTCTTTCCCAGCATCGCGCCTCGGGTCTGCCGCTTATGAATTTCCTTTCCCCTGATATGCAGCAGGTATGGATCACGCAGGAAATGCGGAAAATCTTTCCGCTCCGCGGCCCTCACTTCACGTTTTCATCAAGCTGCGCGGCTGCGGCCCAGGCCATCGGCCAGGCTTTTGATGCGGTGCGCTCCGGCATGTGCAAGGTTGCGATTGCGGGGGGCATTGATATCTTAAACCGCGTGACCCTGCATGGCTTCGACAGTCTTCAGATCCTCGATCATGATGTCTGCCAGCCTTTTTCACCGAATCGCAAAGGCATCAATCTGGGTGAAGGCGGGGCTCTTCTGCTTTTGGAAAAAGAACCGAAAAGCCCGGGACTCGCCACGATTCGCGCCTATGCCGCTCTTTCCGAGGCGCATCATATGGTGCAGCCTGCACCTCAGGGCGTCTGGATGAAAAAAACCATGGAATTGGCTTTAGCGAATGCAGGCTGGACCCCGGATGCTGTGGATTATATCAACGCGCACGGCACCGGCACGGAAGGCAACGATGCCGCTGAAGCCGACGCTGTGACGGCTGTGTTTGGGCAGCTGGATCGTCTGCATGCAACCAAGGGCCTCAGCGGCCATTATCTGGGTGCGGCCGGTGCTTTGGAAGCGGCCATCACCGTTGCGATGCTGCGGCTGCGCGGGCATAAGAAGGCCCTCAGCAATTCCTTTGGCTTCGGCGGCAGCAATATTTCCCTGCTTTTTGCGGCGGAGCAGCCATGA
- a CDS encoding phosphopantetheine-binding protein: MPEQKSVDEIKSEIKQLLLEVSNLPGMTPDRIDDQLSLFQDGLGLDSIDVLELVVALDKRYAIKVKNDENGRSVLRNVSSIAQAIHQSQMQAAN, from the coding sequence ATGCCGGAGCAAAAGTCAGTCGACGAAATCAAAAGCGAAATCAAGCAGCTCCTGCTTGAGGTTTCCAATCTGCCCGGCATGACGCCGGACCGCATTGACGATCAGCTCTCGCTTTTTCAGGATGGTCTTGGACTCGATTCCATAGATGTCCTGGAACTCGTGGTCGCACTCGATAAACGCTATGCGATCAAAGTCAAAAATGATGAGAACGGCCGCAGTGTTCTGCGGAACGTCAGCAGCATCGCTCAAGCCATCCACCAAAGCCAAATGCAGGCAGCGAACTAA